From Marmota flaviventris isolate mMarFla1 chromosome X, mMarFla1.hap1, whole genome shotgun sequence, the proteins below share one genomic window:
- the LOC114079518 gene encoding LOW QUALITY PROTEIN: proline-rich protein 3-like (The sequence of the model RefSeq protein was modified relative to this genomic sequence to represent the inferred CDS: deleted 1 base in 1 codon; substituted 1 base at 1 genomic stop codon), translated as MPKRKKRNQQQQPPLPEREETGDEEDESSIEDESPSLLGPPRMANGKPSDPKSALHRGPPGSRGLMIPPLLSLPPPPLGKGPIQGGLGPRSGPXGWGWWGVSAEPPFLGPGHGGLSRESFHKEQRNPRRLKSWSLIKNTCPPKDGPQVMEDKSDCPVCRHFSKKDHCRYENLCAFYHPDVNGPPL; from the exons ATGCCGAAACGAAAGAAGCGGAATCAGCAACAGCAGCCACCACTGCCTGAACGGGAAGAGACTGGAGATGAGGAAGATGAGAGTTCCATAGAAGATGAGAGTCCCAGCCTTCTGGGCCCTCCCCGCATGGCCAATGGAAAGCCTAGTGACCCCAAGTCAGCTCTTCACAGAGGTCCTCCAGGATCAAGGGGTCTGATGATTCCACCACTGCTGAGtctcccacctcctcccctgGGCAAAGGCCCAATCCAGGGAGGCCTCGGCCCCAGGTCTGGCCCATAGGGTTGGGGTTGGTGG GGGGTCAGTGCTGAACCCCCTTTTCTGGGGCCAGGCCATGGGGGTCTCTCTAGGGAGAGCTTCCACAAAGAGCAGAGAAACCCTCGAAGGCTCAAAAGCTGGTCTCTTATCAAGAATACCTGCCCTCCTAAGGATGGCCCCCAGGTTATGGAAGACAAATCTGACTGCCCCGTCTGTCGACACTTTTCCAAAAAGGACCACTGTAGATATGAAAACCTCTGTGCCTTCTACCACCCAGACGTCAATGGACCTCCTCTGTGA